A single region of the Salvia splendens isolate huo1 chromosome 18, SspV2, whole genome shotgun sequence genome encodes:
- the LOC121775905 gene encoding uncharacterized protein LOC121775905, translating into MSFLWEKSQTWRWLVTKTRDSKPFFLTFATVCGVIPGIIGYCVMQVTSSSNPELEAKLRQSARPELTMMGKVNQERLAEYLGELKRKENTNDRYVAALRGETLTRKPYVRIQPVPNPNSSVVEEEKK; encoded by the exons ATGTCGTTTCTATGGGAGAAGAGCCAGACATGGAGATGGCTGGTGACCAAGACCAGGGATTCGAAGCCCTTCTTTCTCACCTTCGCCACCGTCTGCGGCGTCATTCCCGGGATTATCGGCTACTGCGTCATGCAGGTCACCAGCTCCAGCAACCCCGAGCTCGAAGCCAAGCTCCGCCAGTCCGCCCGCCCCGAATTAACG ATGATGGGTAAAGTTAATCAAGAGAGGCTAGCAGAGTACCTGGGAGAACTGAAGAGGAAAGAAAATACAAATGACAGATATGTTGCTGCTTTAAGAGGCGAGACACTGACTAGAAAGCCATATGTGAGAATTCAACCAGTCCCAAACCCAAATAGCTCTGTGGTCGAGGAGGAAAAGAAGTAA
- the LOC121776437 gene encoding NAC domain-containing protein 45-like, which translates to MGPMTLPPGFRFHPTDEELVAYYLDRKINGGTIELDVIPEVDLYKCEPWDLPDKSFLPSKDMEWYFYGPRDKKYPNGSRTNRATRSGYWKATGKDRTVHSQKRAVGMKKTLVYYRGRAPHGVRTDWVMHEYRLTSSTSTLKDSYALCRVMKKNIVSQKTNEAVAEQVLWDEGATPETSRDQNTSSDVTPATVVSKDSTAQIGSDEVNSSVMDHIYCNGTENISNFNFQDYTGLFYESWYPSVGINDFAEIDFPMTEWKSGGEHVADSDRFKDCLNGIATLDEIYALCSTHDSYAHTL; encoded by the exons ATGGGGCCAATGACACTTCCTCCCGGATTCCGGTTCCATCCTACGGACGAGGAGCTCGTGGCCTACTATCTCGATCGCAAGATCAACGGTGGAACCATCGAGCTCGACGTCATCCCCGAGGTTGATCTCTACAAATGTGAGCCCTGGGATTTACCCG ATAAGTCCTTCTTGCCGAGTAAGGACATGGAGTGGTACTTCTACGGCCCACGGGACAAGAAATACCCGAACGGGTCACGCACAAATCGCGCGACGCGCTCGGGCTACTGGAAGGCGACCGGGAAAGACCGGACCGTGCACTCACAAAAGCGCGCGGTCGGCATGAAGAAGACATTGGTGTATTACAGAGGAAGGGCGCCTCATGGCGTTAGAACTGATTGGGTAATGCATGAGTATCGCCTCACGTCCTCCACATCGactctcaag GATTCTTATGCACTATGTCGGGTGATGAAGAAAAACATAGTCTCACAAAAGACTAATGAAGCCGTCGCGGAGCAagttttatgggacgaaggcgCGACCCCAGAAACATCCCGGGATCAAAATACCTCGTCCGATGTCACACCGGCCACGGTCGTCTCCAAAGATTCAACGGCTCAGATCGGATCGGATGAAGTGAATAGCTCCGTGATGGATCATATCTATTGCAATGGCACTGAAAACatatcaaatttcaattttcag GATTACACAGGTTTATTCTATGAATCATGGTATCCATCGGTGGGGATAAACGACTTCGCGGAGATAGATTTTCCGATGACGGAGTGGAAATCGGGCGGTGAACACGTGGCGGATTCGGATAGGTTCAAGGATTGTCTCAACGGCATTGCAACTCTAGATGAGATTTATGCCTTGTGCTCTACACACGATAGTTATGCTCACactttgtaa